From Denitrovibrio acetiphilus DSM 12809, the proteins below share one genomic window:
- a CDS encoding ABC transporter ATP-binding protein: protein MIRTGSIDYKRGGFHLSLDSFEIRRGEKVALLGENGSGKSTLMHLMVGVLGSADVYYMENSIKSMGYAERARILSFLPQIPEVSFPFTVFEVVRFGRFTDARKADASTETSLKMADMYHLKDRPFSELSGGEKRRAMLARVINQDTPVQFFDEPVSMLDIRHSLSMLELMIDSEKTVITSIHDVNLALEYFDRLMFLKDGKMLYDVSRADVTAKMISEVFDVKVGTAAGRYSFYL from the coding sequence ATGATACGCACTGGAAGCATAGATTATAAAAGAGGCGGGTTTCACCTGAGCCTCGATTCGTTTGAGATAAGACGTGGCGAGAAAGTAGCACTTCTTGGTGAGAACGGCTCCGGAAAAAGCACTCTGATGCACCTCATGGTTGGTGTTCTCGGCAGTGCAGATGTGTATTATATGGAGAATTCCATCAAAAGCATGGGTTATGCAGAGCGGGCAAGAATACTGTCATTTTTACCTCAGATACCCGAGGTGTCGTTCCCTTTTACTGTTTTTGAAGTTGTGCGGTTCGGACGATTTACAGATGCGCGCAAAGCGGATGCTTCAACTGAGACAAGCCTTAAAATGGCAGACATGTACCACCTGAAAGACAGACCGTTCAGCGAGCTGTCCGGCGGTGAGAAGAGGCGGGCAATGCTCGCCAGAGTGATAAATCAGGATACCCCTGTTCAGTTCTTTGACGAACCTGTTTCCATGCTGGACATAAGGCACAGCCTTTCCATGCTGGAGCTCATGATAGATAGTGAAAAAACTGTAATTACATCCATCCACGACGTAAACCTTGCCCTCGAATACTTCGACAGGCTGATGTTTCTGAAGGATGGAAAAATGCTGTACGATGTCTCCAGGGCAGATGTCACAGCAAAGATGATATCCGAGGTGTTTGATGTTAAGGTTGGTACTGCTGCTGGTCGTTACAGCTTTTACCTTTAG